A window of the Xenopus laevis strain J_2021 chromosome 9_10L, Xenopus_laevis_v10.1, whole genome shotgun sequence genome harbors these coding sequences:
- the zhx3.L gene encoding uncharacterized protein LOC100158416 (The RefSeq protein has 1 substitution compared to this genomic sequence), whose protein sequence is MASKRKSTTPCMIPLKTLAPDRSTDISEDFNDKSAKQEGSEILQATDLSDGNNEAQSNGHENVGGDKYFCKYCNFGSHDTQPFIEHMVLKHTGFKEDPSYVCIACSFLVKDSKELAAHNAENHSESNLAWSVAKHENYTIVEQSLTDRNSDPIMHQHLPEQSVDEFSEISITKTPIMKIMKNKAETKKIVTIKDSNHLSEEVEKKPHHLSSNGLLPGNKVVNKVINKVMNSSPVNGSIIGTVPVLQTGVTQLLSLNSAQSVMQPKLPTIISPVLTKPSVALKSPHITQPHTPKNLPKVMIPLSSIPTYNVSMDSNGFLKNSFNKFPYPTKAELCYLTVVTKYPEEQIKIWFTAQRLKQGISWTPEEIEDSRKKMFNTVIQSIPQPMPQPTITVLNAPLVTNTNNVQPLIQASLPGHIVNQPQRASGLLVTQPIIQNGIQGASTAVSLNFTNMTAHQATTQTMSSSSDVHVVGSTRPLTPTSPTLSSQSLFDSTSNRSKKSRQQLTALKNSFYRTQFPSHGEVARLTKITGLNTRDVRKWFSDKRYHWRNKAANAIDSSSIMLDTSADITYSMIKEQDYTLQTSVSASSHSSRRHSWNTTPDFTPKYKERAPEQVRALEKSFFQSSFPTVDEVNRLRSETKMTRREIDSWFAEKRKRLAEENKKSKVEDQDYEDSSDELIIANSIGSPSAESLVHIPGERKVNPIKINLKALRVTESNDGTEVASENDNSMSFDGETVAVPSPKIRHVKKTTQQRDILKHMFIQTQWPSSEEYDRLVEQTGLSRTDLVRWFGDCRYSFKNGQLRWYERYKRGMAETKPVSYKPLLDYYSQHQLVYDYDLEGLCDKTGLPPEEVKSWFASRMEEDTRAVSDAGSEGLHSDVGEKAEVPMEAYDGVSEMSENSESWEPAAQEPYIGAVQSEQQSNIQLEAD, encoded by the exons ATGGCCAGCAAACGTAAATCCACCACCCCTTGTATGATACCTCTTAAAACGCTAGCACCAGACAGAAGCACAGATATTTCTGAAGACTTCAATGACAAGTCTGCAAAGCAAGAAGGATCAGAGATCCTGCAAGCTACAGATCTGAGTGACGGCAATAATGAGGCACAGTCTAATGGGCATGAAAATGTTGGTGGTGACAAGTATTTCTGTAAATACTGTAATTTTGGTTCTCATGACACACAACCATTTATTGAACACATGGTTCTAAAACACACTGGATTCAAAGAAGATCCTTCATATGTCTGTATTGCCTGCAGCTTCCTTGTAAAGGACTCTAAAGAATTGGCAGCTCACAATGCTGAAAATCACTCTGAGTCAAACCTTGCTTGGAGTGTGGCCAAGCATGAGAATTACACTATTGTTGAACAAAGCCTCACTGACCGTAATTCAGACCCAATCATGCATCAGCATCTTCCTGAGCAAAGTGTTGACGAGTTTTCTGAAATTTCCATTACAAAAACACCTATAATGAAGATTATGAAAAACAaggctgagacaaaaaaaatagtTACTATTAAAGATTCCAACCATTTATCAGAAGAAGTGGAGAAAAAGCCCCACCACCTGTCAAGCAATGGTTTGCTACCTGGCAACAAAGTAGTCAACAAAGTTATCAACAAAGTTATGAATTCTTCTCCAGTGAATGGATCAATCATAGGCACAGTTCCAGTTCTGCAAACTGGGGTAACGCAACTGTTATCGCTAAACTCTGCCCAGTCGGTAATGCAACCCAAACTTCCAACAATAATCTCACCGGTTCTGACTAAACCATCTGTTGCACTGAAATCTCCACATATTACACAGCCACATACACCTAAAAACCTCCCTAAAGTAATGATTCCCCTAAGCAGCATTCCAACCTATAACGTTTCCATGGATTCCAACGGTTTCTTGAAAAACTCTTTCAACAAGTTTCCTTATCCCACAAAGGCAGAGCTTTGCTATTTAACAGTAGTGACAAAATATCCAGAAGAACAAATAAAAATCTGGTTTACAGCCCAGAGGTTAAAACAAGGTATCAGCTGGACACCTGAAGAAATTGAAGATTCtaggaaaaaaatgttcaatacagTCATTCAGTCCATCCCACAACCCATGCCTCAACCAACGATAACTGTTCTCAATGCTCCACTTGTTACGAATACCAATAATGTACAGCCTCTTATTCAAGCATCTTTGCCTGGTCACATTGTAAATCAACCCCAAAGAGCAAGTGGCTTACTTGTAACCCAACCGATCATTCAGAATGGGATTCAAGGAGCCAGTACAGCTGTGTCATTGAACTTCACAAACATGACGGCACATCAGGCCACTACGCAGACCATGTCTTCATCTTCCGATGTACATGTTGTTGGATCCACTCGCCCCCTAACGCCAACATCACCTACCTTGTCATCTCAAAGCCTGTTTGACTCCACCAGTAACAGGTCCAAAAAATCCAGGCAACAGTTGACTGCCCTAAAAAACAGTTTCTACAGAACTCAGTTTCCATCTCATGGGGAAGTTGCAAGGTTAACAAAAATTACAGGACTCAATACAAGGGACGTTAGGAAGTGGTTTAGTGATAAAAGGTATCACTGGCGCAACAAGGCAGCAAATGCAATTGACAGTAGCAGTATTATGCTTGATACCTCCGCGGACATTACTTATTCCATGATAAAAGAACAAGATTATACATTGCAAACAAGTGTTTCCGCTTCATCCCACTCATCTAGGAGGCACTCCTGGAATACAACACCAGACTTTACGCCAAAATACAAGGAAAGGGCTCCTGAGCAGGTTAGGGCTCTAGAGAAAAGCTTCTTCCAGAGCAGTTTTCCTACTGTAGATGAGGTTAACCGTTTAAGGAGTGAGACCAAAATGACCAGGCGGGAAATTGACAGCTGGTTTGCTGAAAAGCGCAAAAGGCTtgctgaagaaaataaaaaatcaaaagtaGAGGATCAGGATTATGAGGACTCTTCTGATGAGTTGATTATTGCCAACAGCATTGGGTCACCTTCTGCAGAAAGCCTAGTTCACATCCCTGGTGAGAGAAAAGTAAATCCAATCAAGATAAATCTTAAGGCTCTTCGTGTAACAGAGTCTAATGACGGCACAGAGGTGGCCAGTGAGAATGACAACAGTATGAGTTTTGATGGTGAGACTGTTGCAGTTCCTTCCCCCAAAATCAGGCATGTTAAAAAAACTACCCAGCAGAGGGATATTTTGAAGCATATGTTTATCCAAACACAGTGGCCTTCCAGTGAGGAATATGATCGTCTTGTTGAACAAACAGGGTTGTCAAGAACTGATCTTGTGCGTTGGTTTGGGGACTGCCGGTACTCCTTTAAAAATGGACAATTACGATGGTATGAACGTTACAAAAGAGGCATGGCAGAGACTAAGCCTGTTTCCTATAAGCCACTTTTGGACTATTACAGCCAGCATCAGTTGGTCTATGATTATGACCTTGAAGGACTTTGTGATAAGACTGGATTGCCTCCAGAAGAGGTGAAGTCTTGGTTTGCAAGCAGGATGGAGGAAGACACCCGCGCTGTGTCAGATGCCGGTAGCGAGGGACTACACTCTGATGTTGGTGAAAAGGCAGAAGTGCCGATGGAAGCTTACGATGGGGTTTCTGAAATGTCAGAAAATAGCGAATCCTGGGAGCCAGCAGCACAGGAGCCATACATAGGTGCAGTTCAGTCAGAACAACAGTCCGACATTCAACTTG aGGCTGACTAA